A genome region from Blautia coccoides includes the following:
- a CDS encoding AraC family transcriptional regulator: MYVNTGYLNQAETDLENMQVPLRINSSGVYRVISRPSMSTLRPKGRADYQLIYIASGSAWFTIGQEKVEVGEGNLVLLRPFVRQEYVYYGKDKPEAFWVHFTGSRAESLLEEAGFAQNQILYAGVFSEYRDLFFQMIRELQVFRPAYEDLLPLLLEQLLLLVRRHRMEGPGERHRIQKEMEKAIHYFNENYYRDIKIEDYARQQHMSTCWFIRSFKQYMNVPPLKYLTSVRIRRARELLETTDYTVSEIGALVGYENPLYFSRIFKKQTGVSPAGYRKT, translated from the coding sequence ATGTATGTAAATACCGGATACCTGAACCAGGCAGAAACAGATTTAGAAAATATGCAGGTCCCCCTGCGCATTAACAGCAGCGGGGTATACAGAGTCATTTCCCGTCCCTCCATGTCTACCTTAAGACCCAAGGGACGGGCTGATTACCAGCTTATTTACATTGCTTCCGGGAGTGCCTGGTTTACCATCGGTCAGGAGAAAGTGGAGGTAGGTGAGGGGAACCTGGTTCTCCTGCGGCCCTTCGTCCGCCAGGAATATGTGTATTACGGAAAAGACAAACCAGAGGCCTTCTGGGTCCACTTTACAGGCAGCCGGGCAGAATCCCTCCTGGAAGAGGCCGGGTTTGCACAAAATCAAATTCTGTATGCAGGTGTTTTCTCTGAATACAGGGACCTTTTCTTCCAGATGATACGAGAGCTTCAGGTGTTCCGTCCCGCCTATGAGGACCTGCTTCCCCTTCTTTTAGAACAGCTTCTTCTGCTTGTGCGCCGTCACCGCATGGAAGGGCCGGGGGAGAGACACAGGATTCAAAAAGAGATGGAAAAAGCAATCCATTACTTTAACGAAAATTATTACCGGGACATAAAGATTGAGGATTATGCCAGACAGCAGCATATGAGCACCTGCTGGTTTATCCGCAGCTTCAAGCAGTACATGAACGTCCCGCCCCTCAAGTATCTCACCTCCGTCCGGATCCGCAGAGCCAGGGAACTTCTGGAGACTACGGACTATACGGTCAGTGAGATCGGGGCATTGGTTGGATATGAAAATCCCCTGTATTTCAGCAGGATATTCAAAAAACAGACAGGGGTTTCTCCGGCGGGATACCGGAAAACATAA
- a CDS encoding carbohydrate ABC transporter permease, protein MERALRDKKAICIFVLPALIWFCAIALFPVFQSAGYSLLDWDGVTKAKFIGAANYIKMFQDPLFFKSIWNSILLAAASVFIQLPISMILALVLAGGVRGENFYRNVFFVPVIISGTIIAHLWLKIYHPSYGLLNMGLGAVGLDALQREWLGDKGTALLACFVPMVWQYIGYHMLLFYSAAKSISPEIIEAAQVDGATRFQTSIRVIIPMIVPMIKACVIFAIIGSLKSFDLIYILTNGGPVHASEVPSLLMYKKIFVTNEYGYASAIAIFIILECLLFTFIVQKIFNRIQKDQEEPV, encoded by the coding sequence ATGGAACGAGCATTGAGGGATAAAAAAGCAATTTGTATTTTTGTACTGCCGGCACTCATATGGTTTTGTGCCATTGCACTGTTCCCGGTTTTTCAGTCAGCAGGTTACAGCCTGCTGGACTGGGATGGGGTGACAAAAGCAAAATTTATTGGTGCGGCAAATTATATAAAAATGTTCCAGGACCCCTTATTCTTTAAGTCCATTTGGAATTCAATCTTACTGGCAGCCGCTTCTGTGTTTATCCAGCTTCCCATTTCCATGATTCTGGCATTGGTGCTGGCAGGAGGTGTCCGAGGGGAGAACTTTTATCGAAACGTATTCTTTGTACCGGTTATAATTTCCGGCACGATCATTGCCCATCTGTGGCTGAAGATTTACCATCCTTCCTATGGACTCCTGAATATGGGATTGGGAGCCGTGGGGCTGGATGCCCTCCAGAGAGAATGGCTGGGAGATAAGGGGACAGCGCTGCTTGCCTGCTTTGTGCCTATGGTCTGGCAATATATTGGTTATCATATGCTGCTGTTTTATTCCGCGGCAAAATCAATTTCCCCGGAGATCATAGAGGCGGCCCAGGTAGATGGGGCCACCAGATTCCAGACTTCAATACGGGTCATCATTCCAATGATCGTACCCATGATAAAGGCCTGTGTGATTTTTGCAATTATTGGTTCCCTGAAATCCTTTGATTTAATATATATTTTGACAAACGGCGGGCCGGTCCACGCGTCTGAAGTACCATCACTTTTGATGTATAAAAAAATATTTGTGACAAATGAGTATGGATATGCCAGTGCCATTGCAATATTTATTATATTGGAATGCCTGCTGTTTACCTTTATTGTACAGAAAATATTTAATCGTATCCAGAAAGATCAGGAGGAGCCGGTATGA
- a CDS encoding glucosamine-6-phosphate deaminase, producing MKKICRCPYIPCKHRNHCTACIIHNKEDKTLPNCMEEIDKNMGACLPIKIPATEVMPDMEGMSRRCAQLVKECLDEKKNALLCFPAGSTVVRTCEILKEMKEQGVVDFSQAEFVALDEWLDLEEESENCTNFLMQHLYGPLGIQPEKMHLFDIHAENLQDECKRIDSIIFDRGGIDLMLLGLGMNGHLGLNEPGGDFEDYAKVVDLSETTMNVGQKYFSGPMKLTRGITLGVHHMFEAKKVILQVSGKAKQDIVKEMYYTNPTEELPGTVLKLLPGGLVVLDQDAAEGIQNLLAES from the coding sequence ATGAAAAAAATTTGCAGATGCCCGTATATCCCCTGTAAACACAGGAACCACTGTACGGCCTGCATCATACATAACAAGGAGGACAAGACATTGCCGAACTGCATGGAAGAGATTGATAAAAATATGGGAGCGTGTCTCCCCATAAAGATTCCGGCCACGGAAGTTATGCCGGACATGGAGGGGATGTCCAGACGATGCGCACAATTAGTAAAAGAGTGTCTGGACGAGAAAAAAAACGCATTATTGTGTTTTCCGGCAGGAAGCACTGTGGTGAGGACCTGCGAAATACTGAAAGAGATGAAAGAACAGGGAGTAGTTGATTTTTCACAGGCGGAATTCGTTGCTCTGGATGAGTGGCTGGACTTGGAAGAGGAGAGTGAAAACTGCACGAACTTTCTGATGCAGCATCTGTATGGGCCACTGGGAATTCAACCGGAAAAAATGCATCTGTTTGATATTCATGCAGAGAACCTTCAGGATGAATGCAAAAGGATTGACAGTATTATTTTTGACCGTGGGGGAATTGACCTTATGCTGCTGGGTCTTGGCATGAATGGGCATCTGGGGTTAAACGAGCCGGGCGGAGATTTTGAGGATTATGCAAAGGTGGTTGATCTTTCCGAGACGACTATGAATGTAGGGCAGAAATATTTTTCCGGCCCTATGAAACTGACCAGGGGAATCACACTTGGGGTACATCATATGTTTGAGGCAAAGAAAGTGATTCTGCAGGTTTCGGGAAAGGCAAAGCAGGATATTGTAAAAGAAATGTATTATACAAATCCCACAGAAGAACTACCGGGTACTGTTCTGAAGCTTCTTCCGGGAGGCCTGGTAGTTCTAGATCAGGATGCCGCAGAGGGAATCCAAAATCTTCTGGCCGAGTCATAG
- a CDS encoding carbohydrate ABC transporter permease codes for MKKRNSKLKKTGTVKTIILLFITVIQLFPLYWMFTFSLKSNREIFGGNIVGLPENWEWENYSKVFEKAHLGKYLFNSTVVTGLTILFTLILSAMATYAIVRLKWKLSKLVYFIFLTGMMLSIHAVLLPLFVNMKPVLDTYWALIIPYVAFAMPTAILLMVGTLEALPKELEEAAFIDGANIYRVFWQIIMPLLKPILSTVAILTFLSAWNEMMLAIAFVSGEKYKTITVGVNDMVGKYSTKWGLIGAGLTIATIPTLFLYVFLSKNIQKSLAMGAVKG; via the coding sequence ATGAAGAAAAGAAACTCAAAGCTTAAGAAGACCGGTACAGTTAAAACAATTATTTTACTGTTTATCACAGTGATCCAGCTATTTCCACTATACTGGATGTTTACTTTTTCCCTGAAAAGCAACCGTGAGATATTTGGTGGAAATATTGTGGGTCTGCCGGAAAACTGGGAGTGGGAAAACTATTCCAAGGTGTTTGAAAAGGCCCATCTGGGGAAATATCTGTTTAACAGTACAGTGGTTACAGGCCTGACTATTTTATTTACCCTGATTTTGTCTGCTATGGCTACCTATGCCATTGTCAGGCTGAAATGGAAGCTGAGCAAACTGGTATATTTTATTTTCCTGACAGGGATGATGCTTTCTATTCATGCAGTGCTGCTTCCCCTGTTTGTAAATATGAAACCAGTGTTGGACACTTACTGGGCGCTCATTATTCCATATGTAGCATTTGCCATGCCAACAGCTATATTACTGATGGTGGGAACTCTGGAGGCACTGCCGAAAGAACTGGAGGAAGCTGCTTTTATTGACGGGGCAAATATATACAGAGTTTTCTGGCAGATCATCATGCCGCTGTTAAAGCCCATATTATCTACTGTTGCCATCCTTACTTTTTTGTCTGCATGGAATGAAATGATGCTTGCCATTGCCTTTGTAAGCGGGGAGAAATATAAGACTATCACAGTGGGGGTTAATGATATGGTGGGAAAATACTCTACCAAATGGGGACTTATCGGTGCGGGACTGACCATAGCCACGATCCCTACGCTGTTTTTATATGTATTCCTGAGTAAGAACATTCAGAAGAGTCTGGCAATGGGAGCTGTCAAAGGATAG
- a CDS encoding glycoside hydrolase family 2 TIM barrel-domain containing protein: MIVPRYYENLHMLHENTMPNRAYYIPAGTQRDDLCENRENSDRFQLLNGSWKFKYFDSIYDLKDEFFREGYNTGSFDEIPVPGCWQNFGYDKHQYTNTRYPFPMDPPYVPQENPCGAYVHTFVYAENENAPKAYLNFEGVDSCFYVWVNGSYVGYSQVSHSTSEFDVSSFLREGENTLAVLVLKWCDGSYLEDQDKFRMSGIFRDVYLLKRPAQGIFDYFLTTDIAPDGKSTSVDAAVTFFNEAVPVKVSVYDAEGNLAAESSQVSEDGKIRMTLEDPILWNAEEPYLYTVVLEAGGEVITDRMGIREICTKDGVVYINGVKVKFHGTNRHDSDPVTGFTISLEQMKKDLQLMKEHNINCIRTSHYPNAPQFYQLCDEYGFFVIDEADNESHGTADIYMEDDSWEERASRWNHAIADNPAFTEATVDRTQRCVHRDKNRPCVVIWSMGNECAYGCTFEAALAWTKEFDHTRLTHYESARYTAKDKKYDYSNIDLHSRMYPAIEEIHQYFAENPDKPYVMCEYCHAMGNGPGDFEDYFQVVQQYDGACGGFVWEWCDHAIYMGKTIEGKKKYAYGGDHMEYPQDGNFCMDGLVYPDRTPHTGLREFKNVHRPARVVSFDQEKKEAVLHNYMDYVNLKDYLFITYSVNCDGAVIGEGCICPDNMPDISAHNEGVIGLDYQVPKAGKCYLKLEYHLQNATKFLPEGFKLGFDEVQLQTEDMRNQKAVKILEVTEESGETGKEAGQPPVFSVAQDDRNLFVSTDKFSYTYDKLTGLFSELSYVNCKVLERPMEYNIWRAPTDNDRNIKNIWRKAKYDKIVARAYRTDYTVLEEEVQIHTVLSVSAVIIQRILDIDATWTIRANGRIDVKLDVRKDPEFPELPRFGLRLFLPRDMADITYYGLGPVESYQDKRKASYHDEFHANVKDLHEDYIRPQENGSHDECDYVKAEGSRISLAAVSADTFAFNASVYTQEELTEKAHNYELNASPYTVLCLDHRQNGIGSNSCGPRLLEQYRFAENEFTFAISLLPVVK; this comes from the coding sequence ATGATCGTACCTAGATATTATGAAAACCTTCACATGCTGCACGAGAACACCATGCCGAACAGGGCCTACTATATACCTGCCGGCACACAGAGAGATGATCTGTGTGAAAACAGAGAGAATTCCGACAGATTTCAGCTTCTGAACGGCAGCTGGAAATTCAAATATTTTGACAGTATCTATGACTTAAAAGATGAATTTTTCAGAGAGGGATACAATACAGGAAGCTTTGATGAGATTCCAGTGCCGGGATGCTGGCAGAATTTCGGATATGACAAACACCAGTACACCAACACACGCTACCCATTTCCCATGGACCCGCCGTATGTGCCCCAGGAGAACCCCTGCGGAGCCTATGTACATACTTTTGTCTATGCGGAAAATGAGAATGCACCTAAAGCTTATCTGAACTTTGAAGGCGTGGATTCCTGCTTTTATGTATGGGTGAACGGCAGTTATGTGGGATACAGCCAGGTATCACACTCCACAAGTGAGTTTGACGTGAGCAGCTTTTTAAGAGAGGGTGAGAACACCCTGGCAGTGCTGGTCCTGAAATGGTGTGACGGCAGTTACCTGGAAGACCAGGATAAATTCCGTATGAGCGGCATATTCAGGGATGTATATTTGCTGAAACGCCCTGCTCAGGGAATCTTTGATTATTTTCTTACAACAGACATTGCGCCGGATGGAAAAAGTACGTCGGTTGATGCCGCAGTGACCTTTTTTAATGAGGCAGTACCTGTAAAAGTTTCTGTTTATGATGCGGAGGGAAATTTAGCGGCAGAGAGCAGCCAGGTCTCAGAAGACGGGAAGATTCGCATGACCCTGGAGGATCCGATTCTCTGGAATGCAGAGGAACCATATCTGTATACCGTTGTACTGGAGGCCGGTGGTGAGGTTATCACAGACCGCATGGGTATCCGGGAAATCTGTACCAAAGACGGAGTGGTTTACATAAATGGAGTAAAAGTGAAATTCCACGGTACCAACCGCCACGACAGTGACCCTGTCACAGGATTTACCATCAGTCTGGAACAGATGAAGAAAGATTTACAGCTCATGAAAGAGCATAATATCAACTGCATCCGTACCAGCCATTATCCAAATGCGCCGCAGTTCTATCAGCTCTGCGACGAATACGGTTTCTTTGTTATAGATGAGGCGGACAATGAGAGCCACGGAACTGCGGATATCTATATGGAGGACGATTCCTGGGAGGAGAGAGCATCCAGATGGAACCATGCCATTGCAGACAACCCTGCTTTTACAGAGGCCACTGTGGACAGGACACAGCGCTGTGTTCACAGGGATAAGAACCGCCCCTGCGTGGTGATCTGGTCCATGGGAAACGAATGTGCATATGGATGCACTTTTGAGGCGGCGCTTGCCTGGACAAAGGAATTTGACCATACAAGGCTGACACATTATGAGAGTGCCCGCTATACGGCAAAAGATAAAAAATATGATTATTCCAACATAGATCTGCACAGCCGCATGTACCCGGCCATTGAGGAGATCCATCAGTATTTTGCGGAGAATCCCGACAAGCCCTATGTCATGTGCGAATACTGCCATGCAATGGGCAACGGCCCCGGTGACTTTGAGGACTATTTCCAGGTTGTCCAGCAGTATGACGGCGCTTGCGGCGGCTTTGTTTGGGAATGGTGCGACCATGCCATTTACATGGGCAAGACCATTGAGGGCAAAAAGAAATACGCATACGGCGGCGACCATATGGAATACCCACAGGACGGCAATTTTTGTATGGACGGCCTGGTGTATCCTGACCGCACACCCCATACCGGACTTCGGGAGTTTAAGAATGTACACCGGCCGGCCAGAGTGGTCTCTTTTGACCAGGAGAAAAAAGAGGCAGTGCTGCACAATTACATGGATTATGTAAACTTAAAGGATTATCTCTTTATCACCTACAGCGTAAACTGTGACGGTGCAGTCATTGGGGAGGGATGTATCTGTCCTGACAATATGCCGGATATCAGCGCACACAATGAGGGGGTCATTGGACTTGACTATCAGGTGCCAAAAGCCGGAAAATGTTACCTGAAACTGGAATATCATCTGCAGAACGCAACAAAATTCCTGCCGGAAGGCTTTAAACTGGGCTTTGATGAAGTACAGCTTCAGACAGAGGATATGAGAAACCAGAAGGCAGTGAAGATATTGGAAGTGACAGAGGAATCAGGAGAAACAGGCAAAGAGGCAGGGCAGCCGCCTGTATTCAGTGTAGCCCAGGATGACAGGAACCTGTTTGTGAGCACAGACAAATTCTCCTACACCTATGATAAGCTTACCGGATTATTCTCTGAACTTAGTTATGTAAACTGTAAAGTGTTGGAGCGTCCAATGGAATACAACATTTGGAGAGCGCCCACGGACAATGACAGAAACATTAAAAACATCTGGAGAAAGGCAAAATACGACAAGATCGTGGCAAGAGCCTACCGCACGGACTACACGGTCCTGGAGGAGGAAGTGCAGATACACACGGTTCTGTCCGTTTCAGCAGTCATCATCCAGAGAATTCTGGATATTGATGCCACGTGGACTATCCGTGCCAACGGAAGGATCGACGTAAAGCTGGATGTGAGAAAAGATCCGGAATTCCCGGAACTTCCCAGATTCGGCCTTCGCCTGTTCCTGCCCCGTGATATGGCAGACATCACATATTATGGATTGGGCCCTGTGGAAAGCTATCAGGACAAACGAAAAGCCAGCTATCATGATGAGTTCCATGCAAATGTAAAAGACCTGCATGAGGATTATATCCGCCCGCAGGAAAACGGCAGTCATGATGAATGTGATTATGTAAAGGCCGAAGGCAGCAGGATCAGTCTGGCAGCAGTAAGTGCGGACACCTTTGCTTTTAACGCGTCTGTATACACACAGGAAGAGCTTACGGAGAAGGCACATAACTATGAGCTGAACGCTTCTCCTTATACGGTGCTCTGTCTGGATCACCGCCAGAACGGAATCGGTTCCAACAGCTGCGGCCCCAGACTTCTGGAGCAGTACCGCTTTGCTGAAAATGAATTTACCTTTGCAATCAGCCTGCTTCCGGTGGTAAAATAA
- a CDS encoding tyrosine-protein phosphatase, producing MEEDIMCSRIEMEGPVYNTRDLGGYTGKDGRTIRPRRLLRSGALGKCTEPDIRRLTEEYGLKTVVDLRTNGEKTELPDPEIKGVEFIHDPLLSDAMLGITREGQEQADSLSAMILELLKEAENHPKEKMEKIYLALVSDDFSVTGLKHFFDILLAQKEGAVLWHCSAGKDRVGTTAALLLTALGVDREVIIQDYLLTNGYLEPETEAMIAKVAAKVPNERILNGIRILNGAERSYIESMFAETERQCGSTEAYLQERLGLTDEKREMLREMYLV from the coding sequence ATGGAGGAGGATATTATGTGCAGCAGGATTGAAATGGAAGGCCCTGTTTATAATACACGGGATCTGGGAGGGTATACAGGAAAGGACGGCAGGACCATCAGACCCCGCCGCCTGTTAAGGAGTGGTGCTCTTGGAAAATGTACAGAGCCTGATATCAGGCGGCTGACAGAGGAGTATGGGCTGAAAACAGTGGTGGACTTAAGGACAAACGGTGAGAAGACAGAACTGCCGGACCCGGAGATAAAAGGGGTAGAATTCATACATGATCCTCTTTTAAGCGACGCCATGCTGGGAATCACTAGGGAGGGCCAGGAGCAGGCGGACAGTCTTTCCGCCATGATCCTGGAACTGCTCAAAGAGGCGGAAAACCATCCCAAGGAAAAGATGGAAAAAATTTACCTGGCGCTTGTCTCAGATGACTTTTCCGTCACCGGACTGAAACATTTTTTTGATATCCTTTTAGCTCAAAAAGAAGGGGCTGTCCTCTGGCACTGCTCTGCGGGAAAGGACAGGGTAGGCACGACTGCGGCCCTTCTGCTGACCGCGCTGGGCGTGGACCGGGAGGTGATCATTCAGGACTATCTGCTGACAAACGGATATCTGGAGCCGGAGACAGAGGCCATGATCGCAAAAGTCGCCGCAAAGGTTCCAAATGAGCGCATTCTTAACGGAATCCGCATTTTAAACGGAGCGGAGAGAAGTTACATAGAATCCATGTTTGCCGAGACAGAGAGACAGTGTGGGAGCACAGAGGCATACCTGCAGGAACGGCTGGGACTTACGGATGAGAAAAGAGAGATGCTGAGGGAAATGTATCTGGTGTAG
- a CDS encoding sugar O-acetyltransferase has translation MTEREKMLAGELYDCGDPELLEQWHLAKNLIREYNALPSENLEEKDCILNRLLGGRGDNLWITAPFYVDYGNNIYFGDNCEVNMNCTFLDDNRIEIGSNALIAPNVQIYTAFHPTNAADRFGPLKEDGSFSFCKTRTAPVIIGDNVWIGGGAVILPGVTIGSNVVIGAGSVVTRSISDNSVAVGNPCKVIRKNC, from the coding sequence ATGACAGAACGCGAAAAAATGCTGGCCGGAGAACTGTATGACTGCGGGGACCCTGAGCTTTTAGAACAATGGCACCTGGCTAAAAATTTGATTCGGGAGTACAATGCTCTTCCGTCCGAGAATCTGGAAGAAAAAGACTGCATACTGAACCGTCTTCTGGGCGGCCGGGGTGACAATCTGTGGATCACCGCGCCTTTTTATGTGGATTATGGGAACAACATTTACTTCGGAGATAACTGTGAAGTGAATATGAATTGTACCTTTCTGGATGACAACAGGATTGAAATTGGCAGCAATGCGCTGATCGCCCCCAATGTACAGATTTACACTGCCTTTCATCCCACCAACGCGGCAGACCGTTTCGGTCCGCTAAAGGAGGACGGCAGTTTCTCTTTCTGCAAGACCAGGACTGCTCCTGTCATAATAGGCGATAATGTGTGGATCGGCGGCGGCGCCGTGATCCTGCCCGGTGTAACTATAGGCAGTAATGTGGTGATCGGCGCGGGAAGTGTTGTGACAAGATCAATTTCGGATAACAGTGTCGCTGTGGGAAACCCCTGCAAGGTGATACGTAAGAATTGCTAA
- a CDS encoding cation-translocating P-type ATPase has protein sequence MKEFYQMSRTEAQKTINGSTQPLTNEQIKANQEKYGPNALTEEKKKSIPQIFLEQYKDFLVIILAVAAIVSGVLGEMESAIVILVVITMNAILGTVQTVKAEQSLDSLKAMSGPEAKILRNGDVIKIPSDQVTVGDIVMLEAGDYVPADGRILENASLKVDESALTGESLGVDKTEDPIEGEVPLGDRTNMVFSGSFVSYGRGSFLVTSIGMETEVGKIAKLLKTTSEKKTPLQMNLDQFGQKLSIIILIFCGILFGVSVFRGESWGEAFLFAVALAVAAIPEALSSIVTIVLSFGTQKMAREHAIVRKLQAVEGLGSVSIICSDKTGTLTQNKMTVEYYYVEGREISAENIDLDDPAQKQLLRHSILCNDSTNKNGEEIGDPTETALINQGDKLGRPAEVVRDKYPRCSEVPFDSDRKMMSTLHNLREGATMITKGAVDVLLNRVCSIQKDGEIVPITEEDRTAIENQNRNFSENGLRVLAFAYKRVEGGKQLCTDDEKDLVFLGLIAMMDPPREESKAAVAECISAGIKPIMITGDHKVTAAAIAKRIGILKDESEACEGAVIENMTDEELQDFVEGISVYARVSPEHKIRIVRAWQEKGNIVSMTGDGVNDAPALKQANIGVAMGITGTEVSKDAASMVLTDDNFATIVKAVENGRNVYKNIKSAIQFLLSGNFAGILAVLYASLANLPVPFAPVHLLFINLLTDSLPAIALGLEPHTKDVMKEKPRPMNESILTKDFLSYIGTEGLVIGIMTMIGFYIGYQQSTLLAMTMAFGTLCTSRLVHGFNCKSAKPVLFTKKFFNNIYLIGAFVLGLVLITSVLMIPGLHKIFSVQTLDIAQLFTVYGLSIANLPVIQALKWIRSRMKK, from the coding sequence ATGAAAGAATTTTATCAAATGTCGAGGACAGAGGCGCAGAAAACAATTAACGGAAGTACGCAGCCGCTGACAAACGAACAGATCAAGGCCAACCAGGAGAAATACGGCCCCAATGCTCTGACGGAAGAGAAGAAAAAATCTATTCCACAGATTTTTCTGGAGCAGTATAAGGATTTTCTGGTCATCATATTGGCGGTGGCGGCCATTGTTTCCGGTGTTCTGGGAGAAATGGAAAGTGCCATTGTTATTTTGGTAGTTATCACCATGAACGCCATACTGGGGACAGTGCAGACCGTGAAAGCGGAGCAGTCTCTTGACAGTCTGAAAGCCATGTCAGGGCCGGAGGCAAAGATTCTGCGAAACGGAGATGTGATAAAGATACCCTCTGACCAGGTCACAGTCGGTGACATTGTCATGCTGGAAGCCGGTGACTATGTACCTGCTGACGGTCGAATCCTGGAAAACGCCAGTCTAAAAGTAGATGAGAGTGCGCTTACAGGTGAGAGCCTGGGTGTGGATAAGACTGAAGATCCCATCGAAGGTGAGGTGCCTCTGGGTGACAGAACCAATATGGTATTCTCGGGAAGTTTTGTCTCCTACGGACGGGGCTCTTTTCTTGTAACCTCCATCGGTATGGAGACTGAGGTTGGTAAAATTGCCAAACTGCTGAAAACCACATCGGAGAAAAAGACACCGCTGCAGATGAACCTGGACCAGTTTGGCCAGAAACTGTCCATTATAATCCTGATTTTCTGCGGTATTTTGTTTGGAGTCAGCGTTTTCAGGGGAGAATCCTGGGGAGAGGCATTCCTGTTTGCCGTGGCACTTGCTGTAGCAGCTATACCGGAGGCACTCAGTTCGATCGTCACCATTGTTCTTTCCTTCGGAACCCAGAAGATGGCAAGGGAACATGCCATTGTACGGAAGCTTCAGGCAGTGGAAGGGCTGGGAAGTGTATCCATTATCTGCTCAGACAAGACAGGTACCCTGACTCAGAATAAGATGACTGTGGAATATTACTATGTGGAGGGCCGTGAAATCTCCGCAGAAAACATTGACCTAGATGATCCGGCTCAGAAACAGCTCCTCCGCCATAGTATCCTCTGCAATGACTCCACCAACAAAAACGGCGAGGAGATCGGAGACCCCACGGAGACCGCTCTTATCAATCAGGGCGATAAACTGGGACGTCCCGCAGAGGTAGTGCGTGACAAATACCCCAGATGCAGTGAGGTGCCCTTTGACAGCGACCGTAAAATGATGTCCACCCTTCATAATTTGAGAGAGGGTGCCACCATGATCACAAAAGGTGCGGTGGATGTTCTTTTAAACCGTGTCTGTTCCATCCAGAAAGATGGTGAGATAGTACCCATTACAGAGGAGGACCGTACTGCCATTGAGAACCAGAACAGGAATTTCTCCGAAAATGGTCTTCGTGTACTGGCATTTGCTTATAAGAGGGTGGAAGGCGGTAAACAGCTCTGTACGGATGATGAAAAGGATCTGGTATTTTTGGGACTCATCGCTATGATGGATCCGCCCCGTGAGGAGTCAAAGGCGGCGGTTGCGGAATGTATCAGCGCCGGGATCAAACCTATCATGATCACAGGCGACCACAAGGTGACCGCAGCGGCGATCGCAAAACGTATCGGTATTCTGAAGGATGAATCTGAGGCCTGCGAGGGCGCTGTGATCGAGAATATGACGGATGAGGAACTGCAGGACTTTGTGGAAGGCATTTCCGTCTACGCGCGTGTTTCACCGGAACATAAAATCCGCATTGTCAGGGCATGGCAGGAAAAGGGAAATATCGTGTCCATGACAGGGGACGGTGTCAATGACGCTCCGGCTTTAAAACAGGCTAACATCGGTGTGGCTATGGGTATTACGGGAACTGAGGTCTCCAAGGATGCCGCATCCATGGTTCTTACAGATGACAATTTTGCCACGATTGTAAAAGCAGTAGAAAACGGAAGAAATGTCTATAAGAATATAAAAAGCGCTATCCAGTTCCTGCTCTCAGGCAACTTTGCAGGAATCCTTGCAGTTTTATACGCATCTCTTGCAAATCTTCCAGTACCGTTTGCTCCGGTGCATCTGCTGTTTATCAACCTGCTGACAGACAGCCTTCCGGCTATTGCATTGGGACTGGAGCCTCATACAAAAGATGTTATGAAGGAAAAACCCCGTCCCATGAATGAGTCCATACTGACCAAGGATTTTCTCTCCTACATTGGGACGGAAGGTCTTGTGATCGGAATTATGACTATGATCGGCTTTTATATTGGATATCAGCAGAGTACGCTTCTTGCTATGACAATGGCATTCGGAACCCTGTGTACATCCAGGCTGGTTCATGGGTTTA